A stretch of the Mycolicibacterium celeriflavum genome encodes the following:
- a CDS encoding TerC family protein — protein sequence MNVSQLEWIITLSVTIGILLFDVVVIGRRPHEPSKRETGIALTIYVGLAIAFGLWTWFFHGGQYGLEFFAGWLTEYSLSVDNLFVFLIIMASFNVPRKYQQQALLVGIILALIFRGIFIALGAVAINQFSWVFYIFAAFLIYTAINLARDTDHEDDGDNIVVRFARNHLSMTDKWDGLKLWVKDNGKRLMTPMFLVIVALGTTDLIFALDSIPAIYGLTQEPYLVFTANVFALMGLRQLYFLLGDLLKRLVFLSQGLAFILGFIGVKLLLHALHENEVPFINGGEHVPVPEIPTLLSLGVIVVTLLITTAASLYKTRVHDVKNGASETPKSIDSR from the coding sequence GTGAACGTTTCCCAACTCGAATGGATCATCACGCTGAGCGTGACGATCGGCATCCTGCTGTTCGACGTCGTCGTGATCGGCCGACGGCCGCACGAACCGTCGAAACGGGAGACCGGGATCGCGCTGACGATCTACGTCGGGCTGGCGATCGCGTTCGGGTTGTGGACCTGGTTCTTCCACGGCGGCCAGTACGGGCTCGAGTTCTTCGCCGGCTGGCTCACCGAATACAGCCTGTCGGTGGACAACCTGTTCGTGTTCCTGATCATCATGGCGAGCTTCAACGTGCCCAGGAAGTACCAGCAGCAGGCGCTTCTGGTGGGCATCATCCTGGCGTTGATCTTCCGCGGCATCTTCATCGCTCTGGGCGCCGTGGCGATCAACCAGTTCTCGTGGGTGTTCTACATCTTCGCCGCGTTCCTGATCTACACCGCGATCAACCTCGCCCGCGACACCGATCACGAGGACGACGGCGACAACATCGTGGTGAGGTTCGCACGCAACCACCTGAGCATGACCGACAAGTGGGACGGCCTGAAGCTGTGGGTGAAGGACAACGGCAAGCGGCTGATGACGCCGATGTTCCTCGTCATCGTCGCGCTCGGCACCACTGACCTGATCTTCGCGCTCGACTCCATTCCGGCCATTTACGGCCTGACACAGGAGCCGTACCTGGTCTTCACGGCGAACGTGTTCGCGCTGATGGGGTTGCGCCAGCTGTACTTCCTGCTGGGCGACCTGCTCAAGCGACTGGTCTTCTTGTCCCAGGGCCTCGCGTTCATCCTGGGGTTCATCGGGGTGAAGCTACTGCTGCATGCGCTACACGAGAACGAGGTGCCGTTCATCAACGGCGGCGAGCACGTTCCGGTGCCCGAGATCCCGACGCTTCTGTCGCTGGGTGTGATCGTCGTGACGCTGCTCATCACCACCGCGGCGAGCCTTTACAAGACGCGGGTGCACGACGTGAAGAACGGTGCGAGCGAAACCCCGAAATCGATCGATTCGCGCTGA
- a CDS encoding serine hydrolase domain-containing protein, with protein sequence MHNIIDGQWDSRFDQVAEALADEITKGEELGASIAVDIDGESVVDIWGGHADRAKTIAWGRDTIVNFWSCTKTLTALAGLMVIDRGQLDPYAPVADYWPEFAANGKQDIEVRQLLAHTSGVSGWEAPFRLEDMYDWDSSTSHLAGQAPWWPPGTASGYHALNYGHLIGEVIRRVTGKTLKEFVRDEIAAPLNADVQIGAGPDDDHRIAELIPPPPLELPFDLLPQDHPMLKTFGTIRPDQDVAAIAETTAWRRADIGGANGHGNARGLARALSPISLGGKANGVQLLRPETIDLIFDEQSDGPDQVLIIPLRFGIGFGLPCPASVPAIPEGKICFWGGWGGSMAVMDVDRRTTLTYVMNRMGPGTTGTERTNRYAKLVYEALA encoded by the coding sequence ATGCACAACATCATCGACGGCCAGTGGGACAGCCGTTTCGACCAGGTGGCCGAGGCGCTGGCCGACGAGATCACCAAGGGCGAGGAACTCGGCGCGTCCATCGCCGTCGACATCGACGGCGAGTCCGTCGTCGACATCTGGGGCGGCCACGCCGATCGCGCCAAGACGATCGCGTGGGGCCGCGACACGATCGTCAACTTCTGGTCCTGCACCAAAACCCTCACGGCGCTGGCGGGGTTGATGGTCATCGACCGGGGCCAGCTCGACCCCTACGCCCCGGTCGCGGACTACTGGCCGGAGTTCGCGGCGAACGGCAAGCAGGACATCGAAGTCCGGCAGCTGTTGGCGCACACCTCCGGCGTGTCGGGCTGGGAGGCGCCGTTTCGTCTCGAGGACATGTACGACTGGGACAGTTCGACCAGCCACCTGGCGGGCCAGGCCCCGTGGTGGCCGCCCGGGACGGCGTCGGGCTATCACGCACTCAACTACGGCCACCTGATCGGCGAGGTGATCCGGCGCGTCACCGGCAAGACGCTCAAGGAGTTCGTGCGCGACGAGATCGCCGCGCCGTTGAACGCCGACGTGCAGATCGGCGCCGGACCCGACGACGACCACCGGATCGCCGAGCTGATCCCACCTCCGCCGCTCGAGCTGCCGTTCGACCTGCTGCCGCAGGACCATCCGATGCTGAAGACGTTTGGCACGATCCGGCCCGACCAGGATGTCGCCGCGATCGCCGAGACGACGGCGTGGCGGCGCGCGGACATCGGCGGCGCCAACGGCCACGGCAACGCTCGAGGGCTCGCGCGGGCCCTGTCGCCGATCTCGCTGGGCGGCAAGGCGAACGGTGTGCAGCTGTTACGTCCCGAGACCATCGACCTGATCTTCGACGAGCAGTCCGACGGCCCGGATCAGGTGTTGATCATCCCGCTGCGCTTCGGCATCGGCTTCGGACTGCCTTGTCCGGCAAGCGTTCCCGCTATCCCGGAAGGGAAGATCTGCTTCTGGGGCGGCTGGGGCGGTTCGATGGCGGTGATGGATGTCGACCGTCGCACGACGTTGACTTATGTGATGAACCGGATGGGTCCGGGCACCACCGGAACCGAGCGCACCAACCGCTACGCGAAACTCGTCTACGAAGCTCTCGCCTGA
- a CDS encoding inorganic diphosphatase codes for MQFDAVIEIPKGSRNKYEVDHDTGRVKLDRYLYTSMAYPTDYGFFEDTLGEDGDPLDALVLLPESVFPGCVVEVRPVAMFQMTDEAGGDDKVLCVPAGDPRWEHIKDLGDVPSFELEAIKHFFVHYKDLEPGKYVKAADWVGREKAEAEVQASVERFKKSGH; via the coding sequence GTGCAGTTCGACGCAGTCATCGAGATTCCCAAGGGTTCGCGCAACAAATACGAGGTGGACCACGACACCGGCCGGGTGAAGTTGGACCGCTACCTGTATACGTCGATGGCCTATCCGACCGACTACGGATTCTTCGAAGACACCCTCGGTGAGGACGGCGACCCGCTCGACGCGCTGGTCCTGCTGCCCGAATCGGTGTTCCCCGGCTGCGTCGTCGAGGTCCGTCCGGTCGCCATGTTCCAGATGACCGACGAGGCCGGCGGCGACGACAAGGTGCTGTGCGTGCCCGCCGGCGACCCGCGGTGGGAGCACATCAAGGACCTCGGAGACGTCCCCTCCTTCGAACTCGAGGCCATCAAGCACTTCTTCGTGCACTACAAGGACCTCGAACCGGGTAAGTACGTCAAGGCCGCCGACTGGGTGGGCCGCGAGAAGGCCGAGGCCGAAGTGCAGGCGTCGGTGGAGCGGTTCAAGAAATCCGGCCACTGA
- the dacB gene encoding D-alanyl-D-alanine carboxypeptidase/D-alanyl-D-alanine endopeptidase yields MRPTGWRRSTHMAVGLAVLVLIAVVVVVAALLTAGPSTEAAAVKPAPAPATAHPAVVPVADSAPRPAPHRLAAMLAPALADPNLGHLTGQVTDAITGTSLWEQEAEVPMQPASTNKTLTAAAALLTLDRDARLTTRVYSGSRPGAVVLKGGGDPTLSAAPDGQETWYHDAARISDLAEQVRSTGIEVTAVQVDTSTYSGPTMAPGWDPLDIDGGDIAPMESVMLDCGRTQPVSVDSARSHTPALDAGRALAAALEIDPAKVSVQPGSAGGAKEIAAVQSPPLIPRLREMMNASDNVMAEAIGREVAAERNLPQSFDGAVRATLGALEDAGIDTAGARLFDSSGLSVDDRLTAETLDEVVQSAAGSDHPSLRPLVDLLPIAGGSGTLSNRYLDTAIVKPAAGFLRAKTGSLTGTNSLAGIVTDASGRVLTFALISNDAGPTGRIALDNLAATLRRCGCSA; encoded by the coding sequence ATGCGGCCCACTGGGTGGCGACGATCCACGCATATGGCGGTCGGGCTGGCGGTGTTGGTGCTGATCGCCGTGGTCGTGGTGGTGGCCGCGCTGCTCACCGCGGGTCCGTCGACCGAAGCCGCCGCCGTCAAGCCGGCGCCCGCGCCCGCGACCGCGCACCCCGCCGTCGTGCCGGTTGCTGATTCGGCGCCGAGGCCGGCACCGCACCGGCTGGCCGCCATGCTCGCGCCGGCGCTGGCGGACCCGAACCTGGGCCACCTAACCGGCCAGGTCACCGACGCCATCACCGGAACGTCGCTGTGGGAGCAGGAAGCCGAGGTGCCGATGCAGCCGGCGTCGACCAACAAGACGCTGACCGCCGCCGCAGCGTTGCTGACACTGGACCGCGACGCCCGGCTGACCACCCGCGTGTACAGCGGCAGCAGGCCCGGGGCGGTGGTGCTCAAAGGGGGCGGCGACCCGACCCTGTCGGCCGCGCCCGACGGGCAGGAAACCTGGTACCACGACGCGGCCCGGATCAGCGACCTGGCCGAGCAGGTCCGAAGCACTGGCATCGAGGTGACGGCCGTGCAGGTCGACACCAGCACCTACAGCGGCCCGACGATGGCGCCGGGCTGGGATCCGCTGGACATCGACGGCGGGGACATCGCGCCGATGGAGTCGGTGATGCTCGACTGCGGGCGCACCCAACCGGTCAGCGTGGACTCCGCGCGTTCGCACACACCCGCGCTGGACGCCGGCCGGGCGCTGGCGGCCGCGCTGGAGATCGACCCGGCGAAGGTGAGCGTGCAGCCCGGAAGCGCCGGCGGCGCCAAGGAGATCGCCGCGGTGCAGTCGCCTCCGCTGATCCCGCGGCTGCGCGAGATGATGAACGCCTCGGACAACGTGATGGCCGAGGCGATCGGCCGGGAGGTGGCTGCGGAGAGGAACCTGCCGCAGAGCTTCGACGGTGCCGTCCGTGCGACGCTCGGCGCTCTCGAGGATGCCGGGATCGACACCGCCGGCGCGCGATTGTTCGATTCCAGCGGACTGTCTGTCGATGACCGCCTCACTGCGGAGACGCTGGACGAGGTGGTCCAGTCGGCGGCCGGAAGCGACCATCCGTCGCTGCGGCCGCTGGTCGATCTGCTGCCGATCGCCGGGGGCAGCGGAACACTGTCCAACCGTTATCTGGACACCGCCATCGTCAAGCCCGCCGCCGGTTTCCTGCGCGCCAAGACGGGGTCGCTGACCGGCACCAACTCACTGGCCGGCATCGTCACCGACGCGAGTGGACGCGTCCTGACGTTCGCGCTGATCTCCAACGACGCCGGCCCGACCGGACGCATCGCGCTCGACAACCTGGCCGCCACGCTGCGAAGGTGCGGATGCAGCGCATGA
- a CDS encoding 2-oxo-4-hydroxy-4-carboxy-5-ureidoimidazoline decarboxylase, which produces MLMHQGIGLDVFNAMPMRRAVHAVYECCYSVPLAADLARARPYLDHATLFREADALLFGLSEASVDSILEAHPDIGRRPGSAKSRAEQCAIWCDKPEVMEQLGTAAKRYFEHFGFGFVMCVTGYEAPDVLATMTDRMHNDVDTERKIVRNELARINRTRLERMLGPEGGYDNW; this is translated from the coding sequence GTGTTGATGCATCAGGGGATCGGCCTCGACGTGTTCAACGCGATGCCGATGCGCAGGGCCGTGCACGCCGTGTACGAGTGCTGCTACAGCGTGCCGTTGGCCGCCGACCTGGCACGCGCTCGTCCCTACCTCGACCACGCCACGTTGTTCCGCGAGGCCGACGCGTTGCTGTTCGGGTTGTCAGAGGCCTCCGTCGACTCGATCCTCGAGGCCCATCCCGACATCGGACGGCGGCCGGGCAGCGCGAAATCGCGGGCCGAGCAGTGCGCGATCTGGTGCGACAAACCCGAGGTGATGGAGCAGCTGGGGACGGCGGCCAAGCGCTACTTCGAGCACTTCGGATTCGGCTTCGTGATGTGTGTAACCGGCTACGAGGCCCCCGATGTACTGGCGACGATGACCGACCGGATGCACAACGACGTCGACACCGAGCGCAAGATCGTCCGCAACGAGTTGGCCCGGATCAACCGCACCCGCCTCGAGCGCATGCTGGGTCCCGAGGGCGGCTACGACAACTGGTGA